A single Defluviitalea saccharophila DNA region contains:
- the accD gene encoding acetyl-CoA carboxylase, carboxyltransferase subunit beta, with the protein MLKGFFKKTKYVTTSLPAYEKPPTPNIPNGMWIKCNTCDQIVYKKDLEENKKVCPHCGHHFRMTARERIDLIIDENTFEEFNQDLSTLNPLNYPDYEAKILQQQEKAELKEAVITGTGKICGEETVIAVMDSHFLMGSMGSVVGEKITRAVEEATKRRLPIIIFSTSGGARMQEGIFSLMQMAKTSAAIAKHDDEGLLYISVLTDPTTGGVTASFAMLGDIILAEPGALIGFAGPRVIEQTIKQKLPEGFQKSEFLLEHGLIDEIIPRNHLKETLHKLLHLHKEVE; encoded by the coding sequence GTGTTAAAAGGATTTTTTAAGAAAACCAAATATGTAACCACATCCCTTCCTGCTTATGAAAAGCCGCCGACTCCCAATATCCCCAATGGAATGTGGATAAAGTGCAATACCTGCGATCAAATTGTGTATAAAAAAGATCTTGAAGAAAATAAAAAAGTATGTCCTCACTGCGGACATCACTTTAGAATGACTGCAAGAGAAAGAATTGATTTGATTATAGATGAAAACACTTTTGAAGAATTCAATCAGGATTTATCTACCCTGAATCCCTTAAACTATCCTGACTATGAAGCAAAGATTCTTCAGCAGCAGGAAAAAGCTGAACTTAAAGAAGCAGTGATTACGGGAACAGGTAAGATTTGCGGAGAAGAAACGGTTATTGCGGTGATGGACAGTCATTTTTTAATGGGAAGCATGGGCTCCGTTGTAGGAGAAAAAATTACCAGAGCAGTAGAAGAAGCAACCAAAAGAAGACTTCCGATTATTATTTTTTCCACCTCCGGAGGTGCCAGAATGCAGGAGGGAATTTTTTCTCTTATGCAGATGGCAAAGACCAGTGCAGCCATTGCAAAGCATGATGACGAGGGGCTTTTATATATTTCCGTATTAACAGACCCGACAACAGGGGGAGTTACGGCAAGCTTTGCAATGTTAGGAGATATCATTTTGGCAGAACCGGGTGCACTAATAGGATTTGCCGGACCCAGAGTTATAGAGCAGACCATCAAGCAAAAGCTGCCCGAGGGATTTCAAAAGTCGGAATTTTTATTAGAACATGGACTTATAGATGAAATCATACCAAGAAATCATTTAAAAGAAACCTTACACAAACTTTTGCACCTTCATAAGGAGGTGGAATAA
- the fabZ gene encoding 3-hydroxyacyl-ACP dehydratase FabZ, whose amino-acid sequence MLNIKQIQEIIPHRYPFLLIDKIEDLEPGIKAVGYKNVTMNEYFFQGHFPSEPVMPGVLIIEALAQVGAVCLLSLEDLKGKIAYFGGIEKARFREKVIPGDVLRLEVEIIKRRGPIGIGSAKAFVGDKKVCEAELTFAIG is encoded by the coding sequence ATGTTAAATATAAAACAAATACAAGAGATTATTCCTCACAGATATCCCTTTTTACTGATTGATAAAATTGAAGACTTAGAACCGGGCATCAAAGCTGTGGGATATAAGAACGTAACAATGAATGAATACTTTTTTCAGGGGCATTTTCCTTCCGAGCCTGTCATGCCGGGGGTACTCATTATAGAAGCTCTAGCACAGGTCGGTGCCGTATGCCTTCTTTCCCTAGAAGATTTAAAGGGAAAGATTGCTTACTTTGGAGGGATTGAAAAAGCGCGTTTTAGAGAAAAAGTAATCCCGGGAGATGTCTTAAGATTAGAAGTAGAAATTATAAAAAGAAGAGGACCCATTGGAATCGGTAGTGCGAAGGCCTTCGTAGGGGATAAAAAGGTCTGCGAAGCCGAGCTTACCTTTGCCATTGGATAA
- a CDS encoding acetyl-CoA carboxylase biotin carboxylase subunit: MFNRILIANRGEIAVRIIRACREMGIETVAIYSTMDKDALHVQMADEAVCVGPPKGKDSYLNMENIISATILTGAQAIHPGFGFLSENSKFAEMCEECNIVFIGPDANMIDLMGNKSKARETMIKAGVPVVPGSEGAVGDLDEALEIAEKIGYPVMIKASAGGGGKGMRLAYTREEFIKAFNTAKSEAKAAFGDDTMYIEKFVENPRHIEFQILGDSFGNIVHLGERDCSIQRRHQKVIEEAPSTAISPELRERMGRDAILAAKSIGYKNAGTIEFLLDKYGNYYFIEMNTRIQVEHPVTEMVTGIDLIKEQIKIAAGLPLSFTQEDITIRGHAIECRINAENPNKGFMPSPGTVNSLHFPGGFGIRIESALYQGYKIPPTYDSMIAKLIAYGKDREDAIAKMKRALGEFIIEGMDTNIDFLFQILHTEDFEKGNIDTSFIEKHFNLGK; the protein is encoded by the coding sequence ATGTTTAATAGAATATTAATTGCCAATAGAGGTGAAATCGCCGTAAGAATTATTAGAGCCTGTAGGGAAATGGGCATAGAAACAGTGGCAATCTACTCAACCATGGATAAGGATGCCCTTCATGTTCAGATGGCAGACGAAGCCGTATGTGTAGGACCACCTAAGGGAAAAGACAGTTATCTTAACATGGAAAATATCATTAGTGCCACCATCCTTACAGGGGCGCAGGCCATTCACCCAGGCTTTGGCTTTCTATCGGAAAACAGTAAGTTTGCAGAAATGTGCGAGGAGTGCAATATCGTATTTATAGGGCCTGACGCCAATATGATAGACCTTATGGGCAATAAGTCAAAGGCAAGGGAAACCATGATAAAAGCTGGTGTTCCTGTCGTTCCCGGCTCAGAAGGAGCTGTAGGAGATTTAGATGAAGCCTTAGAGATTGCCGAAAAAATAGGCTACCCCGTTATGATTAAGGCATCTGCCGGCGGCGGCGGTAAGGGCATGAGACTTGCATACACAAGGGAAGAATTTATCAAGGCTTTCAATACTGCAAAGTCTGAAGCCAAGGCAGCCTTTGGGGATGACACCATGTATATAGAAAAGTTCGTGGAAAATCCAAGACATATAGAGTTTCAGATTTTGGGAGATTCTTTTGGAAATATCGTTCATTTAGGAGAAAGGGACTGCTCTATACAAAGAAGGCACCAAAAAGTCATAGAAGAAGCTCCCTCCACGGCGATTAGTCCGGAACTTAGAGAAAGAATGGGCAGAGATGCCATATTAGCAGCCAAATCCATTGGGTATAAGAATGCAGGCACCATAGAATTCCTGCTCGATAAATACGGAAATTACTACTTTATAGAAATGAATACGAGAATCCAGGTAGAGCATCCTGTAACAGAAATGGTAACAGGGATTGATCTTATAAAAGAGCAGATCAAAATAGCGGCGGGTCTTCCTCTATCTTTTACCCAGGAGGATATTACCATACGCGGTCATGCCATAGAATGTAGAATCAATGCAGAAAATCCAAACAAGGGCTTTATGCCTTCTCCAGGAACGGTTAACAGTCTTCATTTCCCCGGAGGATTTGGTATTCGAATTGAAAGTGCCCTTTATCAAGGGTACAAGATTCCTCCAACCTATGATTCCATGATTGCAAAGCTCATCGCTTACGGTAAAGACAGAGAAGATGCAATTGCTAAGATGAAACGTGCTTTAGGAGAATTCATTATTGAAGGAATGGATACCAATATAGATTTCCTTTTTCAGATTCTTCATACGGAGGATTTTGAAAAAGGAAATATCGACACCAGTTTTATTGAAAAGCACTTTAATTTAGGCAAGTAG
- the accB gene encoding acetyl-CoA carboxylase biotin carboxyl carrier protein yields the protein MDYKAIEQLMKAMNETNLTHLEIEEEGLKIKIKKEKEVVAVSAVQPTVQTVQPVADLASPKAAEKLEAPACKEEKEGTLVCSPIVGTFYSAPAPGAKPFVSLGDKVKKGDVLCIIEAMKLMNEIEADMDGEIVEILVQNEEMVEYNQPLFRIKG from the coding sequence ATGGATTACAAAGCAATAGAACAATTAATGAAAGCAATGAATGAAACGAATTTGACCCATCTTGAAATAGAAGAAGAAGGATTAAAAATTAAAATCAAAAAGGAAAAAGAAGTTGTGGCAGTGTCTGCCGTTCAGCCAACCGTTCAGACCGTACAGCCGGTAGCAGACTTAGCTTCGCCTAAAGCAGCAGAAAAGCTGGAAGCACCTGCTTGCAAAGAAGAAAAAGAAGGTACCTTAGTATGTTCTCCTATTGTTGGAACCTTCTATAGTGCACCGGCTCCGGGGGCTAAGCCTTTTGTAAGCCTTGGAGACAAGGTGAAAAAAGGAGACGTTCTTTGTATTATTGAAGCCATGAAGCTGATGAATGAAATAGAAGCGGATATGGACGGAGAAATCGTAGAAATCTTAGTACAGAACGAAGAAATGGTAGAGTACAATCAGCCCCTATTTAGAATCAAAGGGTAG